Proteins encoded in a region of the Acidobacteriota bacterium genome:
- a CDS encoding efflux RND transporter periplasmic adaptor subunit, whose protein sequence is MNENENNEVEAAAPRNTKLIVAIAGGAVVVLLAAVAIWYFAFAGDGAAGRAVPAPRSLPTAPSESQPLTGQTLTIGAEQRENAGLVIETIGEQLAAELGLTAATGVVEPNAYRNTPVLPLVGGVVRSIGPELGDQVSRGQTVAVVFSNEFADAQSRYVALLTEAENARRNFERTQRLVAINQPGRTEFDAAARQMKAAEAALNEMQARFQRTTRLLAIGGASREELEQDTTKLRTAEAEVAEARNRYDRAGRLLEINPETRSQNEEALNKLRTAEGELASARQRLVLYGMSEARLNGLRSPSQIRSEMEVPAPVSGTVTTRTANPGEVVDANKELIRVTDLSTVWVIAQAFERDLPKLRTGSGASVTTAAFPDRLFRGQVTYIDPAIDPATRTAKVRVEIPNGDRVLRLGMFVNVAFGALQQSERTVPVIPADAVQTVSGRPTVFLATADPNVFELRQVSLGSETNGRYPVLEGVNVGDQVVTTGSFLLRAEWVKLNPGQ, encoded by the coding sequence ATGAACGAGAACGAAAACAACGAAGTGGAAGCGGCGGCACCTCGCAACACAAAGCTGATCGTGGCGATCGCGGGCGGAGCGGTAGTTGTTTTGCTTGCGGCAGTCGCCATCTGGTATTTCGCGTTCGCGGGAGACGGTGCGGCAGGCAGGGCGGTGCCCGCTCCGCGTTCTTTGCCGACCGCTCCGAGCGAAAGCCAGCCATTGACCGGCCAGACCCTGACGATCGGCGCCGAACAGCGTGAGAACGCCGGCCTCGTTATCGAGACCATCGGCGAGCAGCTCGCCGCCGAGCTTGGGCTAACCGCGGCGACCGGCGTCGTCGAGCCGAATGCTTATCGCAACACCCCCGTGCTGCCACTCGTCGGCGGAGTCGTTCGCAGCATCGGGCCGGAGCTCGGCGATCAGGTCTCGCGAGGGCAGACGGTTGCAGTGGTTTTCAGCAATGAATTTGCCGATGCCCAGTCGCGCTACGTCGCCCTGCTGACCGAGGCCGAAAATGCCCGACGAAATTTTGAGCGAACACAGCGGCTAGTCGCAATCAATCAGCCGGGCCGAACCGAATTTGACGCCGCCGCACGACAGATGAAGGCCGCCGAGGCCGCACTCAACGAGATGCAGGCACGCTTTCAGCGGACGACCCGCCTGCTCGCCATCGGCGGTGCAAGCCGTGAGGAACTTGAGCAAGACACGACGAAACTTCGCACGGCCGAGGCCGAAGTGGCCGAGGCCCGCAACCGCTACGACCGTGCCGGCCGGCTGCTTGAGATAAACCCCGAAACGCGTTCGCAGAATGAAGAGGCGCTCAATAAACTCCGCACCGCCGAGGGCGAACTTGCCTCGGCACGGCAGAGGCTTGTTCTATATGGGATGAGCGAGGCGAGGCTGAACGGGCTTCGTTCGCCCTCGCAGATCCGGTCGGAAATGGAAGTGCCGGCACCGGTCTCGGGCACTGTCACGACCCGGACGGCCAACCCGGGCGAAGTGGTCGACGCCAATAAGGAACTCATTCGCGTAACTGATCTTTCGACCGTTTGGGTCATCGCCCAGGCATTTGAACGCGACCTGCCAAAGCTCCGGACCGGCAGCGGGGCGTCGGTCACGACCGCTGCCTTTCCTGATAGGCTTTTCCGCGGGCAGGTGACCTACATCGACCCCGCCATTGACCCCGCAACGCGTACGGCGAAGGTCCGCGTTGAGATACCGAACGGTGATCGAGTGCTCAGGCTCGGGATGTTCGTCAACGTCGCCTTCGGCGCACTTCAGCAGAGCGAGCGGACCGTGCCCGTAATTCCGGCCGACGCCGTGCAAACGGTGAGCGGCAGGCCGACCGTTTTCCTCGCGACGGCCGACCCGAACGTCTTCGAACTGCGGCAGGTCTCGCTCGGGAGTGAGACTAACGGCCGCTATCCGGTGCTTGAAGGCGTTAACGTCGGCGACCAAGTCGTTACGACCGGAAGCTTTCTGCTACGTGCTGAGTGGGTAAAGTTAAACCCGGGGCAATAG
- a CDS encoding aminotransferase class V-fold PLP-dependent enzyme: MHEIDIDLIEMTLDVMKYAINRITDTDPHLGKPKSERELRSLVGETVTPAGIGGEKAFELFRDVLVKASVPIDHPRHLAFVPASPTRAAIMFDLVTSATSVHGAFWMEGGGCIFAENEAMRWLVSLTGLPEGAFGVFTSGGTEANLSAMVAAREAWREADPSRSTTRGLIISSAGAHSSVRAMAKVIDADVMLIDTEGRLGSEMLAERISLLTPEERSRFFGVVATAGTTNAGIIDDLEGIGRICRDLGVWFHVDAAYGGGALAAPSVRHLFNGIELADSVTIDPHKWLFSPYDCGAVIYREPEIARRAHSQGGSYLDIFYDEGARGFNPADYQIQLTRRVRGLPLWFSLAMHGTDSYAKAIERGIELAQIAGRLIDAAPHVELVRDPSLSCVLYRRLGWQPDDYNRWTYKNHSDGFALVAPTKWRSHGVHETVARFCFINPDTTEKDIADILDSMK; this comes from the coding sequence ATGCATGAGATAGACATTGACCTCATCGAAATGACGCTCGACGTCATGAAGTATGCGATAAACCGCATCACCGATACGGATCCGCATCTCGGCAAGCCGAAGTCGGAGCGGGAACTCCGCTCGCTGGTCGGTGAGACCGTAACGCCTGCCGGAATCGGCGGCGAGAAGGCCTTCGAGCTTTTCCGTGATGTGCTTGTAAAGGCGAGTGTGCCGATCGATCATCCGCGGCATCTCGCTTTCGTTCCGGCCTCGCCAACGCGGGCGGCGATAATGTTCGACCTCGTCACCTCGGCGACCAGCGTCCACGGAGCCTTCTGGATGGAAGGCGGCGGCTGCATCTTTGCCGAAAATGAAGCGATGCGGTGGCTCGTTTCGCTGACAGGTTTGCCCGAGGGCGCCTTTGGAGTTTTCACAAGCGGCGGGACCGAGGCAAATCTATCGGCGATGGTAGCCGCCCGCGAGGCATGGCGAGAGGCGGATCCTTCGCGTAGCACGACCCGCGGGCTGATCATCAGCTCTGCGGGAGCGCATTCTTCAGTTCGTGCGATGGCGAAAGTGATCGATGCGGACGTGATGCTGATCGATACCGAAGGCCGGCTCGGGAGCGAGATGCTGGCCGAACGCATCAGCCTGCTGACGCCCGAGGAACGCTCGCGGTTCTTTGGCGTGGTCGCAACCGCCGGGACTACCAACGCCGGTATCATCGACGACCTTGAGGGCATCGGACGGATCTGTCGCGACCTCGGCGTTTGGTTTCATGTTGATGCCGCTTATGGCGGCGGAGCGCTCGCGGCCCCGTCGGTGCGGCATCTTTTCAATGGCATCGAGCTGGCGGACAGCGTCACAATCGACCCGCACAAGTGGCTCTTCTCGCCCTATGATTGCGGTGCTGTCATCTATCGCGAGCCGGAGATCGCCCGCCGTGCGCATTCGCAGGGCGGGTCGTATCTCGACATTTTTTACGACGAAGGTGCTCGCGGATTCAACCCGGCGGATTATCAGATTCAGTTGACGCGCCGCGTCCGCGGGCTTCCGCTCTGGTTCTCGCTGGCGATGCACGGGACCGACAGCTACGCCAAGGCGATCGAACGCGGCATTGAGCTTGCCCAGATCGCCGGCCGGCTGATCGACGCCGCACCGCACGTTGAGCTTGTCCGCGACCCGAGCCTTTCGTGCGTACTTTATCGCCGGCTCGGATGGCAGCCCGACGACTACAACCGCTGGACCTATAAAAACCACAGCGATGGCTTTGCCCTCGTCGCGCCGACCAAGTGGCGGTCACATGGAGTTCACGAAACCGTCGCCCGATTTTGCTTTATCAATCCCGACACGACCGAAAAGGACATCGCCGATATTCTTGATTCGATGAAGTGA
- a CDS encoding radical SAM protein, which produces MAEAEHNSIYGPVDSWRLGRSLGVDVLCVDSICSFECVYCQLGKINRVTTERAVFIPTEKVISDLQKADWQSAVVITFSGSGEPTLAANLGEIITAIRERTGKPIAILTNSTLLGDANVRAEAGLADRVYCKLDAWSEDSLRRVDRPAAGIGLDSIISGIQQFRQEFAGFLGIQTMLLTRPAEADIERLAEIYREIGPDEIELNIPLRPIPSEWVLESRGNITGRPEGMHVLKTMEPSEAGEIGGRIAGFAGIRVITPFDRPQQN; this is translated from the coding sequence ATGGCCGAAGCTGAACACAACTCGATCTATGGCCCGGTCGATTCCTGGCGGCTGGGGCGTTCGCTCGGTGTGGACGTCCTTTGCGTCGATTCGATCTGTTCGTTCGAGTGCGTTTATTGCCAGCTAGGCAAGATCAACCGCGTAACCACCGAACGGGCCGTTTTCATCCCGACCGAAAAGGTCATCAGCGACCTGCAAAAAGCAGATTGGCAGTCGGCCGTTGTCATCACGTTCTCCGGCAGCGGCGAGCCGACGCTTGCCGCTAATCTCGGCGAGATCATAACGGCGATCCGCGAGCGGACCGGCAAACCGATCGCGATCCTGACCAACTCGACCCTTCTCGGCGATGCGAATGTGCGGGCCGAGGCCGGCCTTGCCGACCGCGTTTACTGCAAGCTCGATGCCTGGTCCGAAGATTCGCTCCGCCGCGTTGACCGCCCGGCAGCGGGCATCGGTCTCGATTCGATCATTTCCGGCATCCAGCAGTTCCGGCAAGAATTTGCAGGCTTTCTCGGCATCCAGACTATGCTTCTGACGCGGCCCGCCGAAGCAGACATCGAGCGGCTCGCCGAAATCTATCGCGAGATCGGCCCGGACGAGATCGAGCTCAACATTCCGCTCCGCCCGATCCCGAGCGAGTGGGTGCTTGAATCGCGTGGAAACATTACCGGCCGTCCCGAAGGGATGCACGTCCTCAAAACAATGGAACCGAGCGAAGCGGGTGAGATCGGTGGCCGCATCGCCGGGTTTGCGGGCATCCGGGTCATAACGCCCTTCGACCGGCCGCAGCAGAATTGA
- a CDS encoding YwiC-like family protein yields the protein MQQAAEVEFKRPAIRASKIVLPVEHGSWGFLFEPIVAATAIAFSAASLPIAVMVIGAFMMRRPLQIFLVDRLAGRSLPQTRIALQFVLIFFAVFAAGLAGSFLTSPLVAFLPFAVVAPFALYQIYCDASRKNRELAAELTGAFAMSSSAAAIALAGGFDWPQAAAIWVFFIARFVPSILYVRSRLRLEKGKPFSFAVPAASHLVALAVTALLWNAGLLPLLAAAVFVLLLVRSVIGLSRFRRPAKAMKIGVWEVIYGLAAVLSLIIGYHTGI from the coding sequence ATGCAGCAGGCTGCCGAAGTCGAATTCAAACGCCCCGCGATCCGAGCAAGCAAGATCGTTCTTCCGGTTGAGCACGGATCGTGGGGGTTTTTGTTCGAGCCGATCGTCGCGGCTACTGCGATCGCGTTTTCGGCAGCTTCATTGCCGATTGCAGTAATGGTGATCGGCGCATTTATGATGCGGCGGCCGCTGCAGATCTTTCTCGTCGATCGGCTCGCCGGCAGGTCGCTTCCGCAAACCCGCATCGCGCTTCAGTTCGTGTTGATCTTCTTCGCGGTGTTTGCGGCCGGCCTTGCAGGTTCGTTTCTGACCTCGCCGCTTGTCGCCTTTTTGCCGTTTGCGGTGGTCGCGCCATTTGCCCTTTATCAGATCTATTGCGATGCCTCGCGAAAGAACCGCGAGCTTGCCGCGGAGCTGACCGGTGCCTTTGCGATGTCTTCATCGGCCGCGGCCATCGCGCTTGCCGGCGGTTTTGATTGGCCGCAGGCCGCGGCGATCTGGGTGTTCTTCATCGCAAGGTTTGTTCCTTCGATACTTTACGTCCGCAGCCGGCTGCGGCTAGAAAAGGGCAAGCCGTTCTCGTTCGCGGTGCCTGCCGCTTCGCATTTGGTCGCTCTCGCCGTGACCGCATTGCTTTGGAACGCCGGGCTTCTGCCGCTGCTTGCGGCCGCGGTCTTTGTACTTCTTCTCGTTCGTTCGGTGATCGGCCTTTCTCGCTTCCGCCGGCCGGCAAAGGCGATGAAGATCGGCGTCTGGGAGGTCATCTATGGCCTCGCGGCTGTCCTTTCGCTCATCATCGGTTATCATACGGGCATCTGA
- the ric gene encoding iron-sulfur cluster repair di-iron protein — protein sequence MQNLSTMTVREIALEMPQTTRVFEEFKIDYCFGGRKPIAEACERAGVDTRDVIERLEALFATGVAADPWVGNASLPELISHILDKHHVFTKNELRSLAPLMDKVARVHGDNHSELIELKAAFEELSDDLFPHMMKEEEVLFPFVERLARCKEKGLPAPMPPFGTVRNPIRMMMSEHDTAGDILRKMRSLSKDYTPPPDACPSFTGLYYRLAELERDLHEHIHLENNVLFPRAVELEDAALAVAA from the coding sequence ATGCAAAACCTTTCAACCATGACCGTACGCGAGATCGCCCTTGAAATGCCGCAAACGACAAGGGTCTTTGAAGAATTTAAGATCGATTACTGCTTCGGCGGCAGAAAGCCGATCGCCGAGGCCTGCGAGCGTGCGGGCGTTGACACACGAGACGTGATCGAGCGGCTCGAGGCTCTCTTTGCCACGGGCGTCGCGGCCGATCCCTGGGTCGGCAACGCTTCGCTCCCTGAACTTATCTCGCACATCCTTGATAAGCATCACGTTTTCACGAAGAACGAGCTTCGCAGCCTCGCACCGCTGATGGACAAGGTCGCCCGCGTCCATGGCGACAACCACTCAGAGCTGATCGAGCTCAAGGCCGCCTTCGAAGAACTCTCAGATGACCTTTTCCCTCATATGATGAAAGAGGAAGAGGTGCTTTTTCCCTTCGTCGAGCGGCTGGCCCGCTGCAAAGAGAAAGGGCTGCCCGCACCGATGCCGCCCTTCGGTACGGTCCGCAATCCGATCCGGATGATGATGAGCGAGCACGATACGGCCGGTGATATACTCAGGAAAATGCGGTCGCTCTCGAAGGACTACACGCCGCCGCCGGATGCTTGCCCGAGCTTTACGGGGCTTTATTACCGATTGGCCGAGCTCGAACGCGACCTTCACGAGCACATTCACCTGGAGAATAACGTGCTCTTCCCTCGTGCCGTCGAACTCGAAGACGCCGCTCTCGCAGTCGCGGCCTAG
- a CDS encoding molybdenum cofactor guanylyltransferase — protein sequence MKAAAYIIAGGEGKRLGQPKWTVELGGKRMIAFIAEALSEVAEDGEVTVVARRPIEVEGFRVIADSPPISAAETAGGPLVGLYTALLDSESEWLIAAACDLPFVTDELFRRLLSECSDDLDAVVPVQPDGTPQPLSAAYRVAACLPAAEKAIADGNLSMFSLLDWVRTRFVPFDELEDLTDSERFFFNINTPDDLAKAREMIRTRR from the coding sequence ATGAAAGCAGCGGCTTACATCATTGCCGGCGGTGAGGGAAAGCGGCTCGGGCAGCCGAAATGGACGGTCGAGCTCGGTGGAAAACGGATGATCGCTTTCATCGCGGAAGCGCTTTCGGAGGTAGCTGAGGACGGCGAAGTGACGGTCGTTGCGAGGCGGCCTATCGAGGTTGAAGGTTTTAGGGTCATCGCAGATTCGCCGCCGATCAGTGCCGCGGAAACGGCCGGCGGGCCGCTCGTCGGGCTTTACACGGCGTTGCTGGATTCAGAGAGCGAGTGGCTAATCGCTGCGGCCTGCGACCTGCCTTTTGTTACGGATGAATTATTCAGGCGGCTCTTGAGCGAGTGTTCGGACGATCTCGACGCTGTTGTTCCGGTTCAGCCTGATGGAACACCGCAGCCGCTTTCTGCGGCGTATCGCGTGGCGGCCTGTCTGCCCGCGGCGGAGAAGGCGATCGCGGATGGAAATCTCAGTATGTTCAGCCTTTTGGATTGGGTCCGAACACGGTTCGTGCCGTTTGATGAGCTTGAAGATCTTACGGATTCAGAACGCTTCTTTTTCAATATCAACACTCCCGACGACCTCGCGAAAGCCCGCGAGATGATCCGCACCCGCCGCTGA